The Aphis gossypii isolate Hap1 unplaced genomic scaffold, ASM2018417v2 Contig00548, whole genome shotgun sequence genome includes a region encoding these proteins:
- the LOC126554582 gene encoding death-associated inhibitor of apoptosis 2-like — MNLQKFSNDFPSLVYLVRNNSYPVHSDYTTFMSRLKTYNSYPSTSCQNKYSLSESGLKYTGVGDIVECFFCGLVLQKWSNDDIPWIEHAKWNPKCIFVLLCKGNEFIENVKNEYVKASHVCDCKSKSNDITC; from the coding sequence ATGAATTTACAGAAATTTTCCAACGATTTTCCAtctttagtttatttagtaCGAAATAATTCATATCCAGTACATTCAGATTATACCACATTTATGTcaagattaaaaacatataactcATATCCATCTACTTcatgtcaaaataaatattcgttatCTGAAtctggtttaaaatataccgGTGTAGGTGATATAGTTGAATGTTTTTTCTGTGGACTTGTCTTACAAAAATGGTCAAACGATGATATACCATGGATCGAACACGCAAAATGGAAtcctaaatgtatatttgtattactatgtaaaggaaatgaatttatagaaaatgtaaaaaacgaATATGTAAAAGCTAGCCATGTTTGTGATTGTAAGTCTAAATCAAATGATATTACTTGTTAG